The window ATGTTGGGGGTCAGGCGCTGATCATGCGCTTGACGCGGGACTCGTCGACTTCGTGCACCAGGGTGCTCGTGCGCAGGTTGCGCTTGCGTTTCTGGGTCTTCTTCGTCAGAATGTGTCTGGCGAAGGCCTTCTTACGCTTCACGCGGCCGGATGCGGTCAAAACAAACCGCTTCTTGGCCCCGCTGTTGGTTTTCATCTTCGGCATGGTAACGTAACGTCTGCGCGGTGACTTGTAAGCCTTATAAAGTACGAACACGGAACGCTGCCTGCAAGACTGCGCTCCGTACCCGGTGCGGATATTCCATGAAGGGTTACTTCCCTTTCTTGGACGGACTCAGGATGGTCGTCATCCGGCGTCCTTCCATCTTGGGTTCCTGGTCGATCTTGCAGAGATCGGACAGTTCCTGGATGAACTTGGCCAGCAATTCCATGCCGTGATCCTTGTAAATGATGTCACGACCCCGGAACTGCACGTACGCACGGACCTTGTTTCCTTCTTCCAGGAATCGTTTCGCGTGTTTCGTCTTGAAGTCGAAATCGTGGTCGTCCGTGTGCGGACGGAACCGGATTTCCTTCAATTCGACCGTGTGCTGCTTCTTCTTGGCCTCTTTCTCCTTCTTCTGCTGTTCGTAGCGGAATTTGCCGAAGTCCATGATCTTGCAGACCGGAGGATCGGCTTGGGGAGAAATCTCGACGAGATCAAGTTGTTGATCTTCCGCCATTCGAAGGGCTTCTTCGAGCGGGAAAACCCCGTGATTGCCCTTGGGATCGACCACACGGACCTCCCTGGCCCGGATTCGATCGTTTACCCTCGTAAAATTATTAGCGATGACCGTCTATCTGTTTGGTGACTGGGATATCCGAATGATACCCCGAAAATAACTTTTGGGTCCACTCAATCGACAGAGTGCCCGTCAAAACCCGGCAGAGCGCGCCGCCCGGAGACTCAGGACTCCTGTTTCGTGCCGTGCATGGTCTCCCTGATTTCCGTGCGGAGCCGATCGGCAAAGGCGGCCGGAGTCTCCTTGCCCAGATCCCCCTCACCATGACGCCGGACCGCTACCGTACCGGCCTGCACTTCCTTGTCGCCCACCACGAGCATGTAAGGAATCTTCTGCATTTCAGCCTGACGGATCTTGTAGCCGATCTTCTCGCTCCGCACGTCCGTTTCGACACGGAAACCTAGATCGCGTAACTCCTCGGCGACCTCGCGGGCATATCCGTTGAAGTCCTGGCCTACCGGCAGGACCGTGACCTGGACGGGAGCCAGCCACGACGGGAAGTTGCCGCCGCAATGCTCAATCAACACGCCCACGAATCGCTCCAGTGAGCCGAACGGGGCGCGGTGGATCATGACCGGCCGGTGCTTGGTGTTGTCCTCGCCCACGTAGGTCAGGTCGAACCGTTCGGGCAGATTGTAGTCCAGCTGCACGGTGCCCAGCTGCCATTCGCGCCCGAGCGCATCCTTGACCATGAAATCAAGCTTGGGGCCGTAGAAGGCGGCTTCTCCGGCTTCCTCGGTGGCATCCAGACCCATCTCCTGAGCGGCTTCCCGGATGGCCTGCTCGGCAGCATCCCACTGCTCGGCCGTCCCGATGTACTTGGACGTGTTGGCCGGATCGCGCAGCGAAATCTGCGCCTTGAAATCGGTGAAGGAAAGCGCGGACAGCACGGTGAGTGTCAGGTCGATGACGTTCTTGAATTCATCCTTGACCTGGTTCGGCATGCAGAAAATGTGGGCGTCGTCCTGCGTGAACCCGCGCACCCGCGTCAATCCACCCAATTCTCCGGACTGCTCGTACCGGTAGACCGTGCCGAACTCGGCGTATCGGACCGGCAGCTCCCGGTAGGATCGTGGGCGATCGGCATAGATCTGGGTATGATGCGGACAGTTCATGGGCTTCAGCAAGTATCCCTCATCCGCCTCCACATCCTCCATCATGGGCGGAAACTGGCTGTCCTTGTAGTACGGGTAATGCCCACTGGTCTTGAACAGTTCGAGCCGGGCAATATGCGGCGTTACCACGGGCTCGTAGCCGCGGCGGGTCTGCTCCGACTTCAGGAATTCGGAGAGCGTATCGCGCAGCCGGGCGCCCTTGGGGAGCCACAGCGGGAGCCCCGGACCGACCTTGCTCGAGAACGTGAACAGTTCGAGCTCGCGCCCCAATTTGCGATGGTCCCGCTGACGGGCCAGTTCGAGCCGCTCCAGGTAGTCATCCAACTCCGACTTCTTCGGGAAGGTGATGCCGTAGAGCCGGGTGAGCTGCTTGCGCGACTCGTCGCCCCGCCAATAGGCGCCGGCGATGTTCAGCAGCTTCGCGTATTTGATGTTCTTGGTGGACGGAATGTGCGGCCCGCGGCACAGGTCCGTGAATCCGCCCTGGCTGTAGAACGTGATGGTCCCGTCATCCAGATCCTCCAGGAGTTCGAGCTTGTATTCATCGCCCTTCTCCTCGAAGAAGGCTACGGCCTCGGCCTTCGGGACCTCGCGGCGCTGGTAGGCCACGTCCCGCTTGGCCAGCTCCATCATCTTGGCCTCGATTTTCTCGAGATCCGCTTCGCCGAGCGTCCGGTCCCCCAGATCCACATCGTAGTAGAATCCATTCTCGATGGCGGGGCCAATGCCGAACTTGACGCCGGGATACAGCACTTCCAGGGCTTCTGCCATGAGATGCGCGGAGGAGTGCCAATACGTGGCATAGCCCTCCTTGTCGTTCAGCGTCAGGATCCGGATGGTGGCGTCCGATTCGATGGGGCGGGACAGGTCGCGGACCTCACCGTCCACGGCAATGGCCACGGCCACCCGGGCCAGACCCTCGGAAATGTCCCGGGCCACGTCCGTACCCGTCACACCACGGTCGAACGAACGGGTGGAGCCATCGGGAAAGGAGAGGGTGATTGAACGGGACATGGGATTGGTTTTGGCTTTGCTGTTTGCGAGCGGGGTCAAGGGCCTGCTCCGGGATTATCCAGATCGTGCACGAACGCTCAAACGACCAATCGAATCCTTCCGATTGGCGAAAATTCAGGGAATCAAGCGTTCACGGGCCAGGGTTTCGGGCTACTCGAACGAACGGCGCGGCGCCCGGCAGTCGCCCCACGTGCGGGGATTGCCGCGGAAATCCGTGCCGGGGAGGTTGGCCTTTGCGCGGTCGAAACGCTCAGGGTCTTCCGATGCCATGTAGGCCAGCATGGCGGCCAGTGTGGCATTTTCCTTCAGATCGTCAAAGACCAGCTTGTCGGCGGTATCCCGGTTGGTGTGCCACGTGTACTGGCGGTACTCATCGTAGGGGGACTGCAGACGAAAGGCCGGAGCCCCTGCGCACACGAACGACGTATGGTCGCTGCCCTGGTTGGCCTGCGGGCCCGGCAGTTCGAGCAGGACGCGCGAGGCGATTTCCGTGGGAACGGGATTCATCCAGCGGGGGAGGTGATTGGCCGCGTCCAGGTAGCCCTGTCCGTCAATTTTCTCGAATCGCCATGTCCCGTTGTCCTGGTTGAACGACGTCTGGAGACCGGCCACGACTTCCGGATGATCCTCCCGGAAGGCACCCGATCCGATGAGTCCCTGCTCCTCGGCACCCCAATGACCCACCAGGATGGTGCGTCGGGGGTTGGGATACGCCGCGCGCAGGATCCGCATGGCTTCCAGCATGGTCAGCGTTCCGCTGCCGTTGTCCGTCGCGCCCGTGGCCGAGTGCCAGGAATCCAGGTGCGCGTGCAGCAGCACATATTCGTCGGGGAGTTCGCTGCCGGTGATCTGGCCGATCACGTTGAACTGGGGAACGGTCCCGAGATCCTTGGCCTCGGCGTTCACCCGGAGCGTCGGCGTATTGCCGGACTCGGCCAGGCGGACCAGCAGACCGTAATCCTCACACGAGACGTCCACCTCGACAACAACGTCATTGGATGCCGAGAACACCTTGTTCACGCCCCATCCACCGGACCAACGCGAGGTCAGAACACCGTTCAAGCCGAGTTCCTCAATGCTTCCGA of the Rhodothermales bacterium genome contains:
- a CDS encoding M20/M25/M40 family metallo-hydrolase, translated to MALAGILAVALPSTSTSTAVAQTFPTDDPVIRTMWDVGVENSQVEQLAHELLDVIGPRLTGTQGLVDAQEWVMDKYAVWGIDARREEYGTWRGWEQGLLHVDMLEPRRVSLEAELLAWSQGTDGPVSAQVVLPPTDLEEEALAAWSRNARGKFLLASAPEPMCRAAQELEANARPETVTALNEKRMELRRDWAARTAAVRELGSIEELGLNGVLTSRWSGGWGVNKVFSASNDVVVEVDVSCEDYGLLVRLAESGNTPTLRVNAEAKDLGTVPQFNVIGQITGSELPDEYVLLHAHLDSWHSATGATDNGSGTLTMLEAMRILRAAYPNPRRTILVGHWGAEEQGLIGSGAFREDHPEVVAGLQTSFNQDNGTWRFEKIDGQGYLDAANHLPRWMNPVPTEIASRVLLELPGPQANQGSDHTSFVCAGAPAFRLQSPYDEYRQYTWHTNRDTADKLVFDDLKENATLAAMLAYMASEDPERFDRAKANLPGTDFRGNPRTWGDCRAPRRSFE
- the rpmI gene encoding 50S ribosomal protein L35; protein product: MPKMKTNSGAKKRFVLTASGRVKRKKAFARHILTKKTQKRKRNLRTSTLVHEVDESRVKRMISA
- the thrS gene encoding threonine--tRNA ligase, which codes for MSRSITLSFPDGSTRSFDRGVTGTDVARDISEGLARVAVAIAVDGEVRDLSRPIESDATIRILTLNDKEGYATYWHSSAHLMAEALEVLYPGVKFGIGPAIENGFYYDVDLGDRTLGEADLEKIEAKMMELAKRDVAYQRREVPKAEAVAFFEEKGDEYKLELLEDLDDGTITFYSQGGFTDLCRGPHIPSTKNIKYAKLLNIAGAYWRGDESRKQLTRLYGITFPKKSELDDYLERLELARQRDHRKLGRELELFTFSSKVGPGLPLWLPKGARLRDTLSEFLKSEQTRRGYEPVVTPHIARLELFKTSGHYPYYKDSQFPPMMEDVEADEGYLLKPMNCPHHTQIYADRPRSYRELPVRYAEFGTVYRYEQSGELGGLTRVRGFTQDDAHIFCMPNQVKDEFKNVIDLTLTVLSALSFTDFKAQISLRDPANTSKYIGTAEQWDAAEQAIREAAQEMGLDATEEAGEAAFYGPKLDFMVKDALGREWQLGTVQLDYNLPERFDLTYVGEDNTKHRPVMIHRAPFGSLERFVGVLIEHCGGNFPSWLAPVQVTVLPVGQDFNGYAREVAEELRDLGFRVETDVRSEKIGYKIRQAEMQKIPYMLVVGDKEVQAGTVAVRRHGEGDLGKETPAAFADRLRTEIRETMHGTKQES
- the infC gene encoding translation initiation factor IF-3, translated to MANNFTRVNDRIRAREVRVVDPKGNHGVFPLEEALRMAEDQQLDLVEISPQADPPVCKIMDFGKFRYEQQKKEKEAKKKQHTVELKEIRFRPHTDDHDFDFKTKHAKRFLEEGNKVRAYVQFRGRDIIYKDHGMELLAKFIQELSDLCKIDQEPKMEGRRMTTILSPSKKGK